From Pseudomonas sp. stari2, a single genomic window includes:
- a CDS encoding acetyl-CoA carboxylase biotin carboxylase subunit, whose protein sequence is MITKILIANRGEIAVRIVRACAEMGIRSVAIFSDADRHALHVKRADEAHSIGAEPLAGYLNPRKLVNLAVETGCDALHPGYGFLSENAELAEICAERGIKFIGPSAEVIRRMGDKTEARRSMIKAGVPVTPGTEGNVSGIEEALSEGDRIGYPVMLKATSGGGGRGIRRCNSREELEQNFPRVISEATKAFGSAEVFLEKCIVNPKHIEAQILGDSFGNVVHLFERDCSIQRRNQKLIEIAPSPQLTPEQRAYIGDLSVRAAKAVGYENAGTVEFLLAEGEVYFMEMNTRVQVEHTITEEITGIDIVREQIRIASGLPLSVKQEDIQHRGFALQFRINAEDPKNNFLPSFGKITRYYAPGGPGVRTDTAIYTGYTIPPFYDSMCLKLVVWALTWEEAMDRGLRALDDMRLQGVKTTAAYYQEILRNPEFRSGQFNTSFVESHPELTNYSIKRKPEELALAIAAAIAAHAGL, encoded by the coding sequence GTGATAACAAAGATCCTGATCGCCAACCGTGGTGAGATTGCCGTACGAATCGTGCGTGCCTGCGCCGAGATGGGCATTCGCTCGGTTGCGATTTTTTCCGACGCCGACCGCCATGCCTTGCATGTGAAGCGTGCGGACGAGGCCCACAGCATTGGTGCCGAGCCGCTGGCCGGTTACCTGAATCCGCGCAAGCTGGTGAACCTGGCCGTGGAAACCGGTTGCGATGCACTGCACCCAGGCTACGGTTTCCTTTCGGAAAACGCCGAACTGGCAGAGATCTGCGCCGAACGCGGGATCAAATTCATCGGTCCGTCGGCGGAAGTCATCCGCCGCATGGGCGACAAGACTGAAGCGCGCCGCAGCATGATCAAGGCCGGTGTGCCGGTTACTCCGGGTACCGAAGGCAACGTCTCGGGCATTGAAGAAGCGTTGAGCGAGGGCGACCGCATCGGTTATCCGGTGATGCTCAAGGCCACTTCCGGTGGTGGCGGGCGCGGTATCCGTCGCTGCAACAGCCGAGAAGAACTCGAACAGAACTTCCCTCGCGTCATTTCCGAAGCCACCAAGGCCTTCGGTTCGGCCGAAGTGTTCCTGGAAAAGTGCATCGTCAATCCCAAGCACATCGAAGCGCAGATCCTTGGCGACAGCTTCGGCAACGTGGTGCACCTGTTCGAGCGTGACTGCTCGATCCAGCGCCGCAACCAGAAGCTGATCGAAATCGCCCCGAGCCCGCAGCTGACCCCGGAACAGCGCGCCTACATCGGCGACCTGTCGGTGCGTGCAGCCAAGGCTGTGGGCTACGAGAACGCCGGCACCGTGGAGTTCCTGCTCGCCGAGGGCGAGGTGTACTTCATGGAGATGAACACCCGGGTGCAGGTGGAACACACCATCACCGAAGAAATTACCGGGATCGACATCGTCCGCGAACAGATCCGCATCGCCTCCGGCCTGCCGCTGTCGGTGAAACAGGAAGACATCCAGCATCGCGGTTTTGCGTTGCAGTTCCGGATCAACGCCGAAGACCCGAAAAACAACTTCCTGCCGAGCTTCGGCAAGATCACCCGTTACTACGCCCCCGGCGGACCGGGCGTACGGACCGATACGGCGATCTATACCGGCTACACCATTCCGCCGTTCTACGACTCGATGTGCCTGAAACTGGTTGTGTGGGCACTGACCTGGGAAGAGGCGATGGACCGTGGCCTGCGCGCCCTCGACGACATGCGTCTGCAAGGCGTGAAGACTACCGCCGCGTATTACCAGGAAATCCTGCGCAACCCGGAATTCCGTAGCGGCCAGTTCAACACCAGCTTCGTTGAAAGCCACCCTGAACTGACCAACTACTCGATCAAGCGCAAACCCGAAGAGCTGGCCCTGGCCATCGCCGCCGCCATTGCCGCCCACGCAGGCCTGTGA
- the oadA gene encoding sodium-extruding oxaloacetate decarboxylase subunit alpha, producing MTKKIFVTDTILRDAHQSLLATRMRTEDMLPICDKLDKVGYWSLEVWGGATFDACVRFLKEDPWERLRQLRAALPNTRLQMLLRGQNLLGYRHYSDDVVKAFVAKAAVNGIDVFRIFDAMNDVRNLRVAIEAVKAAGKHAQGTIAYTTSPVHTIDAFVAQAKQMEAMGCDSVAIKDMAGLLTPYATGELVRALKAEQSLPVFIHSHDTAGLATMCQLKAIENGADHIDTAISSFASGTSHPGTESMVAALKGTEFDTGLNLELLQEIGLYFYAVRKKYHQFESEFTAVDTRVQVNQVPGGMISNLANQLKEQGALNRMNEVLAEIPRVREDLGFPPLVTPTSQIVGTQAFFNVLAGERYKTITNEVKLYLQGGYGKAPGTVNEKLRRQAIGSEEVIDVRPADLLKPEMTKLRADIGALATSEEDVLTFAMFPDIGRKFLEERAAGTLTPEVLLPIPEAGKVASAGGEGVPTEFVIDVHGETYRVDITGVGVKAEGKRHFYLSIDGMPEEVVFEPLNEFVGGGSSKRKQASAPGHVSTTMPGNIVDVLVKEGDTVKAGQAVLITEAMKMETEVQAAIAGKVTAIHVAKGDRVNPGEILIEIEG from the coding sequence ATGACTAAAAAGATTTTCGTAACCGACACCATCCTGCGCGACGCCCACCAATCGCTGCTCGCCACCCGCATGCGCACCGAAGACATGCTGCCGATCTGCGACAAACTGGACAAGGTCGGCTACTGGTCGCTGGAAGTCTGGGGCGGCGCGACCTTCGACGCCTGCGTCCGCTTCCTGAAAGAAGACCCGTGGGAGCGCCTGCGCCAATTGCGCGCCGCGCTGCCCAACACCCGTCTGCAAATGCTCCTGCGCGGTCAGAACCTGCTGGGCTACCGCCATTACAGCGATGACGTGGTCAAGGCGTTCGTCGCCAAGGCTGCGGTCAACGGCATCGATGTGTTCCGCATCTTCGACGCCATGAACGACGTGCGTAACCTGCGTGTGGCGATCGAAGCGGTGAAGGCTGCCGGCAAACACGCCCAGGGCACCATCGCCTACACCACCAGCCCGGTGCACACCATCGACGCGTTCGTCGCCCAGGCCAAGCAAATGGAAGCCATGGGTTGCGACTCGGTGGCGATCAAGGACATGGCCGGTTTGTTGACCCCGTACGCTACCGGTGAACTGGTGCGTGCGCTGAAAGCCGAACAGTCGCTGCCAGTGTTCATCCACTCCCACGACACCGCCGGCCTGGCAACCATGTGCCAGCTCAAGGCGATCGAGAACGGTGCCGACCACATCGATACCGCGATCTCCAGCTTCGCTTCCGGCACCAGTCACCCTGGCACCGAATCCATGGTTGCTGCGCTCAAAGGCACCGAGTTCGATACCGGCCTGAATCTGGAGCTGCTGCAAGAGATCGGTCTGTACTTCTACGCCGTGCGCAAGAAATACCACCAGTTCGAAAGCGAATTCACCGCCGTCGACACCCGTGTTCAAGTCAACCAGGTACCGGGCGGGATGATTTCCAACCTGGCCAACCAGTTGAAAGAGCAGGGCGCTCTCAACCGCATGAACGAAGTGCTGGCGGAGATCCCGCGCGTGCGCGAGGACCTCGGCTTCCCGCCTCTGGTAACTCCGACTTCGCAGATCGTCGGCACCCAGGCGTTCTTCAACGTGCTGGCTGGCGAGCGTTACAAGACCATCACCAACGAGGTGAAGCTCTACCTGCAGGGTGGCTACGGCAAGGCGCCGGGCACCGTGAACGAGAAGCTGCGTCGCCAGGCTATCGGCAGCGAAGAGGTCATCGACGTACGTCCGGCCGACCTGCTCAAGCCGGAAATGACCAAGCTGCGTGCCGATATCGGTGCACTGGCCACGTCTGAAGAAGACGTGCTGACCTTCGCCATGTTCCCGGACATCGGCCGCAAGTTCCTCGAAGAACGTGCTGCCGGCACCCTCACCCCGGAAGTGCTGCTGCCAATCCCGGAAGCGGGCAAGGTGGCTTCGGCCGGCGGCGAAGGCGTACCGACCGAATTCGTCATCGACGTTCACGGCGAAACCTACCGCGTGGACATCACCGGTGTCGGCGTCAAGGCCGAAGGCAAGCGTCACTTCTACCTGTCCATCGACGGCATGCCGGAAGAAGTGGTGTTCGAGCCGCTCAACGAATTCGTCGGCGGCGGCAGCAGCAAGCGCAAGCAAGCTTCGGCACCAGGTCACGTCAGCACCACCATGCCGGGCAACATCGTCGATGTGCTGGTCAAGGAAGGCGACACCGTCAAGGCGGGCCAGGCTGTGCTGATCACCGAAGCGATGAAGATGGAAACCGAAGTCCAGGCTGCGATTGCCGGCAAGGTCACCGCCATCCATGTTGCCAAGGGCGACCGGGTGAACCCGGGCGAAATCCTGATCGAGATCGAAGGCTGA
- a CDS encoding LysR family transcriptional regulator produces MRKSLMRMTLRQLQIFNEVCDLRSYSRAAEEMSLTQPAVSLQIRQLEELIGQPLFDYVGKKLYMTEAAEALQRASRDIFGRLENLDMQLSDMQGSLQGQLKLAVESSAKYFVPHLFAAFKRQHPEVNLQLTVVNRGQVIRRLSDNRDDLVIMSMVPQDMGLEFLPFLNNPIVAAARPDHPLAHMGPLRLQDLEPYTLLIRESGSGTRLACEEYFKEKRVHFTQTQEVASAEAQRECILAGLGLALLTRHALNLELATGGLVELPVEELPLLRSWCLVQAKAKRLSPVAHAFLAFIRSERVQISALVERFDGKLRELPASS; encoded by the coding sequence ATGCGTAAGTCCTTGATGCGTATGACATTGCGTCAATTGCAGATCTTCAACGAAGTGTGTGATTTACGCTCCTACAGCCGCGCAGCCGAGGAAATGTCTCTCACACAACCGGCCGTCAGCCTACAGATTCGTCAGCTCGAAGAGCTGATCGGGCAGCCGTTGTTCGATTACGTCGGCAAAAAACTCTACATGACCGAGGCCGCCGAAGCACTCCAGCGCGCCAGCCGCGACATCTTCGGCCGCCTGGAAAACCTCGACATGCAGCTGTCGGACATGCAGGGCTCGCTGCAGGGTCAGTTGAAACTGGCGGTGGAATCCAGCGCCAAATACTTCGTACCGCACCTGTTTGCAGCGTTCAAACGCCAGCACCCGGAAGTGAACCTGCAACTGACGGTGGTCAACCGTGGCCAGGTGATTCGTCGCCTCTCCGACAACCGCGACGACCTGGTGATCATGTCGATGGTGCCGCAGGACATGGGCCTGGAATTTCTCCCCTTTCTCAACAACCCTATTGTGGCGGCCGCCCGACCGGACCATCCGCTGGCACACATGGGGCCGCTGCGCCTGCAAGATCTCGAACCCTACACTCTGCTGATTCGCGAGTCCGGCTCGGGAACGCGACTGGCTTGCGAGGAGTACTTCAAGGAGAAGCGCGTGCACTTCACCCAGACCCAGGAAGTGGCGTCGGCGGAAGCTCAGCGTGAATGCATATTGGCGGGTCTGGGCCTGGCGCTGTTGACTCGCCACGCCCTGAACCTGGAGCTGGCGACTGGCGGCCTGGTGGAGCTGCCGGTCGAAGAGTTACCGCTGTTGCGCAGCTGGTGCCTGGTGCAGGCCAAGGCCAAACGCCTGTCACCGGTGGCGCACGCCTTCCTGGCGTTTATCCGCAGCGAACGGGTGCAGATCAGCGCGCTGGTTGAGCGCTTCGACGGGAAGCTGCGGGAGCTGCCTGCCAGTAGTTGA
- a CDS encoding PA3496 family putative envelope integrity protein, protein MAQPYEERNSAAKTRRQQEDQRRMEFRRAIEDRFELRQLQSEISDFPEDIELNYWQAAPAASRRSAQPAR, encoded by the coding sequence ATGGCTCAGCCTTACGAAGAACGCAACAGCGCCGCGAAAACCCGTCGTCAGCAGGAAGACCAGCGCCGCATGGAGTTTCGCCGCGCCATCGAAGATCGCTTCGAACTTCGTCAGCTTCAGAGCGAAATCAGCGATTTTCCCGAGGATATCGAACTCAACTACTGGCAGGCAGCTCCCGCAGCTTCCCGTCGAAGCGCTCAACCAGCGCGCTGA
- the uvrD gene encoding DNA helicase II — protein sequence MRDDLSLLLNSLNDAQRQAVAAPVGRQLVLAGAGSGKTRVLVHRIAWLIQVENASPHSILSVTFTNKAAAEMRHRIEQLLGINPAGMWVGTFHGLAHRLLRAHWQEAGLSQTFQILDSDDQQRLVKRVIRELGLDEQRWPARQAQWFINGQKDEGLRPQHIQASGDLFLATMRGIYEAYEAACQRAGVIDFSELLLRALDLWRDHPGLLAHYQKRFRHILVDEFQDTNAVQYAWLRLLGKGGDSLMVVGDDDQSIYGWRGAKIENIHQYSSDFPDSVTIRLEQNYRSTAGILKAANALIANNTGRLGKELWTDGGDGEAINLYAAFNEHDEARYVVETIESALKTGLARSDIAILYRSNAQSRVLEEALLRERIPYRIYGGQRFFERAEIKNAMAYLRLLEGRGNDAALERVINVPARGIGEKTVEAIREHARHSDVSMWEAMRQLVANKGLTGRAAGALGAFIELIENLAAKCAEMPLHLMTQTVIEQSGLIAYHEAEKGEKGQARVENLEELVSAARNFENTEEDEDLTPLAAFLGHASLEAGDTQADEHEDSIQLMTLHSAKGLEFPYVFLVGMEEGLFPHKMSLEEPGRLEEERRLAYVGITRAMQNLVMTYAETRRLYGSETYNKVSRFVREVPKGLIQEVRLSNSVSRPFGGNQSMSGSNLFSGAEIPETGLSLGQAVRHSIFGDGVILNFEGAGAQARVQVNFSEGSKWLMLGYAKLEAI from the coding sequence ATGCGCGATGATCTCTCCCTTCTGCTGAACTCCCTCAACGATGCCCAACGCCAGGCCGTAGCGGCTCCCGTTGGTCGTCAATTGGTCCTGGCCGGTGCCGGCTCAGGCAAGACCCGAGTGCTGGTGCACCGTATCGCCTGGTTGATCCAGGTCGAAAACGCCTCGCCCCACTCGATCCTGTCGGTGACCTTCACCAACAAGGCCGCTGCCGAGATGCGTCACCGCATCGAGCAATTGCTGGGTATCAATCCGGCTGGCATGTGGGTCGGCACCTTCCATGGCCTGGCGCACCGCTTGCTGCGGGCGCACTGGCAGGAAGCAGGCTTGAGCCAGACCTTCCAGATTCTCGACAGCGACGACCAGCAAAGGCTGGTCAAGCGGGTGATCCGCGAGCTGGGGCTGGACGAACAACGCTGGCCGGCCCGTCAGGCCCAGTGGTTCATCAACGGGCAGAAAGACGAAGGTCTGCGTCCGCAACACATTCAGGCCAGCGGCGATCTGTTCCTGGCGACCATGCGCGGCATTTATGAAGCGTACGAGGCGGCGTGCCAGCGTGCCGGCGTCATCGACTTCTCCGAATTGCTGCTACGCGCCCTCGACCTGTGGCGCGACCACCCGGGCCTGCTGGCGCATTACCAAAAGCGCTTCCGACACATTCTGGTGGACGAGTTTCAGGACACCAACGCCGTGCAGTACGCTTGGTTGCGTCTGCTGGGCAAGGGCGGCGACAGCCTGATGGTGGTCGGCGACGACGACCAGTCGATCTACGGCTGGCGCGGCGCGAAAATCGAGAACATCCACCAGTACTCTTCCGACTTCCCGGATTCGGTGACCATCCGTCTGGAGCAAAACTACCGCTCCACCGCCGGCATCCTGAAAGCGGCCAACGCCCTGATCGCCAACAACACCGGACGTCTGGGCAAAGAACTCTGGACCGATGGCGGTGACGGCGAAGCGATCAACCTGTACGCCGCGTTCAACGAACACGACGAAGCACGCTACGTTGTCGAAACCATCGAAAGCGCGCTGAAAACCGGCCTGGCTCGCAGTGATATCGCGATTCTCTACCGCTCCAACGCCCAATCCCGCGTTCTGGAAGAAGCCTTGCTGCGCGAGCGCATTCCATACCGCATCTATGGCGGCCAGCGCTTCTTCGAGCGCGCGGAAATCAAGAACGCCATGGCCTACCTGCGTTTGCTGGAAGGTCGCGGCAACGATGCGGCGCTGGAACGGGTGATCAACGTCCCGGCTCGCGGCATCGGCGAGAAGACCGTCGAAGCCATCCGTGAACATGCGCGCCACAGCGATGTGTCGATGTGGGAAGCCATGCGCCAGCTGGTGGCCAACAAAGGTCTGACCGGTCGTGCGGCCGGCGCACTCGGTGCGTTTATCGAGCTGATCGAGAACCTCGCCGCCAAGTGCGCCGAGATGCCGTTGCACCTGATGACCCAGACCGTCATTGAGCAGTCCGGTTTGATCGCCTACCACGAAGCGGAAAAAGGCGAGAAAGGCCAGGCCCGGGTGGAAAACCTTGAGGAACTGGTCAGCGCCGCGCGCAACTTCGAGAACACCGAAGAAGACGAAGACCTGACGCCACTGGCGGCGTTCCTTGGCCACGCGTCGCTGGAGGCCGGCGACACTCAGGCCGACGAACACGAAGACAGCATTCAGTTGATGACCCTGCACAGTGCCAAGGGCCTGGAATTCCCTTACGTGTTCCTGGTGGGCATGGAAGAAGGCCTGTTCCCGCACAAGATGAGCCTGGAAGAACCGGGCCGCCTTGAAGAGGAGCGTCGTCTGGCTTACGTCGGCATCACCCGGGCCATGCAGAACCTGGTGATGACCTATGCTGAAACCCGACGCCTGTACGGTAGCGAAACCTACAACAAGGTGTCGCGATTCGTTCGGGAAGTGCCGAAAGGCCTGATTCAGGAAGTGCGCCTGTCGAACAGCGTCAGCCGACCGTTCGGCGGCAACCAGTCGATGAGCGGCAGCAACCTGTTCAGTGGCGCCGAGATTCCGGAAACGGGTCTGAGCCTCGGCCAGGCCGTGCGGCACTCGATCTTTGGTGACGGTGTGATCCTCAACTTCGAGGGCGCCGGCGCTCAGGCACGGGTTCAGGTGAATTTCAGCGAAGGTAGCAAGTGGCTGATGCTGGGTTACGCGAAGCTGGAAGCGATCTAA
- the hexR gene encoding transcriptional regulator HexR produces the protein MNLLQHIAQSRHLLRKSELKVADHVLLDPAAVMHSSMADLAHSVGISEPTIVRFCRAIGCSGFQDLKLKLAQSLAAGASFGQFAIHEDDSVADYSLKIFDTTLHTLMEVREKLDPLELQRAVTLMSQAQRVEFYGFGASGAVAADAQHKFFRLLLTAAAYSDPHMQAMSAVTLKPTDVAICISQSGRSKDLLITANLVRESGASLITLCPSQTPLAELSTVNLAIDVHEDTEIYTPLTSRIAHLVVIDVLAMGVAMARGPSLVNHLKSVKRSLRSLRLSPKSVKALDD, from the coding sequence TTGAATCTGCTGCAACACATCGCCCAGTCACGTCACCTGTTACGCAAGTCGGAGCTCAAGGTCGCCGACCACGTGCTGCTTGACCCTGCGGCAGTGATGCACAGTTCCATGGCCGACCTGGCCCACAGCGTTGGCATCAGCGAACCGACCATCGTGCGCTTTTGCCGTGCCATCGGTTGTTCCGGTTTTCAGGATCTGAAACTCAAACTCGCGCAAAGCCTCGCGGCCGGCGCCAGTTTCGGTCAGTTCGCAATCCATGAAGACGACTCCGTCGCTGACTACAGCCTGAAGATTTTCGACACCACCCTGCACACCCTGATGGAGGTTCGCGAGAAACTCGATCCGCTGGAGTTGCAGCGAGCCGTGACGCTGATGTCCCAGGCCCAACGCGTCGAGTTCTATGGTTTTGGTGCGTCTGGCGCGGTGGCGGCGGATGCGCAGCACAAGTTCTTCCGTCTGCTGCTGACCGCTGCGGCCTATTCCGACCCGCACATGCAGGCGATGTCGGCAGTGACGCTGAAGCCGACCGATGTGGCGATCTGCATTTCCCAGTCCGGCCGCTCAAAAGACTTGCTGATCACCGCCAATCTGGTTCGCGAGAGCGGTGCATCGCTGATTACCTTGTGCCCGAGCCAGACACCGTTGGCCGAGCTATCGACCGTCAACCTGGCGATCGATGTTCACGAAGACACCGAAATCTACACCCCACTGACCTCGCGTATTGCCCACCTGGTGGTGATCGACGTTCTGGCCATGGGCGTGGCCATGGCGCGCGGGCCGAGCCTGGTCAACCACCTCAAGAGCGTCAAGCGCAGCCTGCGCAGCTTGCGGTTGTCGCCAAAATCGGTGAAAGCGCTGGACGACTGA
- a CDS encoding EamA family transporter encodes MGSGFFSSWTFWALLSATFAALTAIFAKVGIENVNSDFATLLRTIVVLVSLALILYATGQYQSLGSISAKSYLFLLLSGLGTGASWLCYFRALKVGPASLVAPVDKLSVVLVAVLGVILLGEKLDLRQWGGIGLITAGVVMLAFRR; translated from the coding sequence ATGGGCTCTGGCTTCTTTTCCTCCTGGACATTCTGGGCCCTGCTCTCGGCCACCTTCGCCGCGCTGACGGCGATCTTCGCCAAGGTCGGCATCGAAAACGTCAACTCCGACTTCGCCACCCTCCTGCGCACAATCGTGGTACTCGTCAGTCTGGCCTTGATTTTATACGCCACGGGTCAATATCAGTCCCTGGGATCGATCTCTGCCAAAAGCTATCTGTTCCTGCTGCTGTCGGGCCTGGGTACCGGCGCTTCGTGGCTGTGCTACTTCCGGGCATTGAAAGTCGGACCAGCCTCGCTGGTCGCCCCGGTGGACAAGCTCAGCGTGGTGCTCGTGGCGGTGCTCGGCGTGATCCTGCTGGGCGAGAAACTCGACCTGCGGCAATGGGGCGGCATTGGCCTGATCACGGCTGGCGTGGTGATGCTGGCGTTTCGACGCTGA
- a CDS encoding bifunctional diguanylate cyclase/phosphodiesterase, with protein MTLSFDLSGPSVEPRVIRKHYATQMAVERTRLLYQGSLLPTLFMLINGLVCAGLLWSPQRYFVVSVWMVWLLSLVALRVIQVAAFDSAIPDRQAQPIWGRMFLLGSTMTGLTLAGAGIALVPADNFMQQAWVFGLIGAATLSASVAYAVSIPAFLSFTLPCLLPAIGYLFWGGDELARGWGWLGLILLGSLSVVAWQVNRLIDRGLLRRFQNQHLIEHLQQAQSRSEQLNQELAKEIEHRRCAEGKLREAQVELEDRVAQRSRELDVANQALSKSEARLALALKASELGLWDWNLQTDEVHHTQIQELFGIDPEYVTGLLRHLRPRLHPEDVPALKRALIEHLKGRTEDYQIEYRVRHGDGHWVWIEDRGRAVERDDSGRVIRMVGTRRDISVSKSLEAQQQLAATVFEAASEGIVILDPNYSLIAINQAFSRVTGYDIDDMLGRNVVELPCSRDARRHYVAIRHALEQHGSWQGELVETRKNGELYPQWLQLNAVRDSRGNVSHIVGFFADLSARRESEERMRYLTHYDELTGLANRSLFRERLHEAHQRVRQGGRRSLALLHINLDRFKLLNDSLGHEIADQLLQRMSRRLVSALPEADTIARLSGDEFAVLFDAYGNLSSLARVATRLSAKLRLPLTVEGHELVVSASMGISMLPDNAREISALVSQSNMAMQHAKHLGGNNFQFYTDSLQASTLERLQLENQLRKAIEDKQLNVFYQPKLCLATGRLNAAEALVRWDHPIMGRVPPGDFIGLAEETGLIGPIGEFVLRQACWQACEWQRQGLEPIRVSVNLSVHQLRQGKLVSLVRQVLEETGLAPHYLELELTESQLLDSVEHIIATFQQLRDLGVKLAIDDFGTGYSSLSYLKRIPVDYVKIDQAFIRGLGEGSEDAAITRAIIAMAHGLSLKVVAEGVERQDQLEFLKTEGCDEVQGYLISRPVEAAGLAGLLRQQEIPR; from the coding sequence ATGACCCTCAGCTTCGACCTGTCGGGCCCCTCTGTGGAACCCCGGGTGATCCGCAAGCATTACGCCACCCAGATGGCGGTCGAGCGCACGCGCCTTCTTTATCAGGGTTCGCTGTTGCCCACCCTGTTCATGTTGATCAATGGTCTGGTTTGCGCCGGTTTGCTCTGGAGTCCGCAGCGCTACTTCGTGGTCAGCGTCTGGATGGTGTGGCTGCTGTCGCTGGTGGCGCTAAGGGTGATTCAGGTTGCAGCGTTCGATTCGGCGATCCCCGACCGTCAGGCCCAGCCGATCTGGGGCCGAATGTTCCTGCTCGGTTCGACCATGACCGGCCTGACTCTGGCCGGCGCCGGCATCGCCCTGGTCCCGGCCGACAACTTCATGCAACAAGCCTGGGTGTTCGGCCTGATCGGCGCCGCGACCTTGTCGGCCAGCGTGGCTTACGCCGTGAGCATTCCGGCATTCCTTTCCTTTACCTTGCCGTGCTTGCTGCCGGCCATCGGCTATCTGTTCTGGGGCGGTGACGAACTGGCGCGGGGCTGGGGCTGGCTCGGGCTGATCCTGCTAGGTTCTCTGAGTGTGGTGGCGTGGCAGGTCAATCGATTGATCGACCGCGGTTTGCTGCGGCGCTTCCAGAATCAGCACCTGATCGAACACCTGCAACAGGCGCAATCGCGCAGTGAACAGCTCAATCAGGAGTTGGCGAAGGAAATCGAGCACCGCCGCTGTGCCGAAGGCAAGTTGCGCGAAGCCCAGGTCGAACTGGAGGACCGGGTCGCCCAGCGCAGCCGTGAACTGGACGTCGCCAACCAGGCGCTGAGCAAGAGCGAGGCCCGCCTGGCGCTGGCGTTGAAGGCCAGCGAGCTGGGGCTGTGGGACTGGAACCTGCAGACCGACGAAGTTCACCACACGCAGATTCAGGAACTGTTCGGCATTGACCCGGAATACGTCACCGGGCTGCTCAGGCATCTGCGGCCACGCTTGCACCCGGAAGACGTGCCGGCCCTCAAGCGAGCGTTGATCGAGCATCTGAAGGGACGCACCGAGGATTATCAGATCGAGTACCGCGTGCGCCATGGTGACGGCCACTGGGTCTGGATCGAAGACCGAGGGCGCGCGGTGGAGCGCGATGACAGCGGGCGGGTGATCCGCATGGTCGGCACCCGGCGCGACATCAGTGTCAGCAAAAGCCTGGAGGCCCAGCAGCAATTGGCGGCAACGGTATTCGAAGCTGCCAGCGAGGGCATCGTGATCCTCGATCCGAATTATTCGCTGATCGCCATCAATCAGGCCTTCAGCCGGGTCACCGGTTACGACATCGACGACATGCTCGGACGCAACGTCGTTGAACTGCCCTGCAGTCGCGATGCCCGCCGACATTACGTCGCGATCCGTCATGCGCTGGAGCAGCACGGCAGCTGGCAGGGCGAACTGGTGGAGACCCGCAAGAACGGCGAGTTGTACCCACAGTGGCTGCAATTGAATGCGGTACGCGACAGTCGGGGAAATGTCAGCCATATCGTTGGCTTCTTCGCCGATCTGTCGGCAAGACGCGAATCCGAAGAGCGTATGCGTTACCTGACTCACTACGACGAACTCACCGGCCTGGCCAACCGCTCGTTGTTCCGCGAACGCCTGCACGAAGCCCATCAGCGCGTGCGGCAGGGCGGACGGCGGAGTCTGGCACTGCTGCACATCAATCTGGATCGCTTCAAGCTGCTCAACGACAGCCTGGGCCATGAGATCGCCGACCAGTTGTTGCAAAGGATGTCGCGGCGTCTGGTCAGTGCCTTGCCGGAAGCCGACACCATCGCCCGGTTGTCCGGTGACGAGTTCGCGGTGTTGTTTGATGCCTACGGCAACCTGTCGAGTCTGGCGCGGGTCGCCACGCGGTTGTCGGCCAAGCTGCGTCTGCCGCTGACGGTGGAAGGGCATGAACTGGTGGTGAGCGCCTCGATGGGCATCAGTATGCTGCCGGACAACGCCCGGGAGATTTCCGCGCTGGTCAGCCAATCGAACATGGCCATGCAGCACGCCAAGCATCTGGGCGGCAACAACTTCCAGTTCTACACCGACAGCCTGCAAGCCAGCACGCTGGAGCGTTTGCAGCTGGAAAACCAGTTGCGCAAAGCCATCGAGGACAAGCAGCTCAACGTCTTCTATCAACCGAAACTTTGCCTGGCGACCGGCCGCCTTAACGCGGCGGAAGCGCTGGTGCGCTGGGATCACCCGATCATGGGCCGGGTGCCGCCGGGGGACTTCATCGGCCTGGCTGAAGAGACAGGATTGATCGGGCCGATCGGCGAGTTCGTGCTGCGCCAGGCCTGCTGGCAAGCCTGCGAATGGCAGCGTCAGGGGCTGGAGCCGATCCGGGTTTCGGTGAATCTGTCGGTGCATCAATTGCGCCAGGGCAAGCTGGTCAGTCTGGTGCGCCAAGTGCTGGAGGAAACCGGCCTGGCGCCGCACTACCTCGAGCTGGAACTGACCGAAAGCCAGCTGCTCGACAGCGTCGAACACATCATCGCCACGTTCCAGCAGCTGCGGGATCTGGGAGTGAAGCTGGCCATCGACGATTTCGGCACCGGCTATTCGTCGCTGAGCTATCTGAAGCGGATTCCAGTGGATTACGTGAAGATCGATCAGGCGTTTATTCGCGGGTTGGGAGAGGGCAGTGAGGACGCGGCGATCACCCGTGCGATCATTGCCATGGCCCATGGGCTGTCACTGAAAGTAGTGGCGGAAGGCGTTGAGCGACAAGACCAGCTTGAGTTCTTGAAGACCGAGGGTTGCGACGAGGTGCAGGGCTATCTGATCAGCCGCCCGGTGGAGGCTGCCGGTCTGGCCGGGTTGTTGCGTCAGCAGGAAATTCCCCGGTAA